TTAATTCCACTGGATCTCATATGGGTCAAACCTTGTGATTTGCTGCCAATCCCTCATTTTTACTTCTCAGCCCTTTGGTCGTTCTCCCCAAGAGTGGCATGTGGCTCACGAACTCTATAATTTTGCTCCTCCGGCACCCAAAATTACTTCACCTTCCTGAGGCTTCTGGGAATTTCCCCTCAGTCCACCCCAAAATGTCTTAGAGAACCAAGATCTCCAGGAGATTTGCAAGGCAGCAGGCTGCGGGACCCTTTGCCAGTGCCTCCAGGAGAGACATTCTTCCTGCTGGAGCCATTTGGAGTCAGCCCTAACACAGGTGGAGGAGacacagcaggcagctgcactCTTGCACCCTTCTTCAAAGATCAGCCAGGAAAGGCTCTCCCAGTGGCCAGGCCTTAGTAATTCTTCCCTGTCCCCTCTTCCCTGTGCCCAAACAGCCACTTCTTACCGGAACACTGCCGCGTGCCtggtgcaggcagtgcagggcaaGCTCCAGGTTAGCTGCTGCCTTGGGAAAGCCACGGGAGCTGGCCATGTCCAACAGTTCTCTTACTGCAAGCACAACAAAATCCCACCAGAAGTCAGGCTTGAGccaaggaaggggaaaggatGAGATAcaagggagaaggaaagcaCAGGAGCATATCACAGCAGGTTGGAGAGCATGGAAAGGACAGCAAGGAAAGGGGCAGCTGAAGCAAGGGCCCATGTTGTACTGGTTCTCTCTTCAAAGCAGCTTCTGTAAAGGGAGGCATGGGCTGATCTCCTTTCGTCCTGTGGCAAATGGCCCCGACCAAGTTGGAGAGCAGGAAAGttgttcattttcctgctctgctgcaccaaCAGAACTTTCTCCTTGCCTCTAACACGCTCACGTGGGAAGATGGGTGAGACAAGGAGATGAGCAGAGTGTGCACAAAGCTGCCTTTTCACCAAAAAAGGAGGGTTTTACACATCCAGATCTCTCAGGGGTGGAAGAAAATCTGGACAGCTACCTCTGTCAGGTTTGTCCATGTCAGAGTCATCTTCCTCCCAGGGCTTCCAGACCAGGGATGCAGGCTCTTCATCGTCACTTGGCGGTTTGCTCTGCAGCTCGGGGAGCTCAGCCTGAAAGTCACTGCCAACGTTGATTTGTCTAAAAGTAAGAAGGAAGTGGAGGTAAAAAAGGCAAGTGGTCAAGAGACATATCCCGTGGACCCACGGGCTTGAACCAATCCCAGCCAACTTTGAAAGAGCAGTTCTGCTCCTGGCCAGTCCTCAAGTTTGCCATCCTTTAATCCCTATGGCAAAACTCACGGCCGAATGTGGgctcttgctttccttttcatggtgcctctcttttcttcctgaaagagatgaaaataatGCAGATGAAAATCATTCTTCCGCCATGTGTTGGGAGCATTCCTTCTCATCCTCAGCATTGCAAACCACAAACTCCTCTGTCCCAACACCCCTTAGTTTGGTGTAATGCTATTTTTCACTTGGAACTTCTGAGGCAGGAcccccagcaggctgcagcGCCATCAAGAGGGGAAGCAGGAGGGCATGCGCTGCTGCCTTCTGTCTTGGGGCCAGTGAGAAGACCCAAAGGAATGGcatgggggctgtgccaggggagccTTAGGTGGAATAtgaggaaaaggttcttcatcCACAGGGTGGTTGGACACTGAAacaggctcctcagggaagGGGTGACAGcaccaaggctgccagagctcaggaaTTGTTTGGACATTGCTCTTGGGCACAGGATGTGATTCTTCAGGCTGTCCTGTGCATGATTTTTGTgcatcccttccaacccagaaaATGTGGTGATACTATGATTGTGTTCTCGAGAGGAACCACACAAGATGGTATTGCATGGCTGCCTTTGACCGAGAGGCAGAACCAGCCCTACAGGCACTGAAAAACATCAACAAATGTATACCAATATCTCTAGAGAAAAGGGATCCAATGTAGGTGGCAGAAGAAAAGTCCATAAAGATATCAAAGCAATATGTATCTGTGAGGAAAGTATGTAAGTACATAAGAATGGCTGAAACCAGACTGGTTTTTGTAGGTGATAGCCAATATTGGAGGACAAGACTGTCCAACTGCTTGCATGCCCTGAACAGCATGGATCACTGAGGAGAAGTTCCATCTTTGTGGTTTTAAAACTTTGGAGGAAGTGTGAGCAGAGACAGGGCCCAAGAGGATTTGTTAACACTGAAGCCCTGAACTCCTCAGTAAGGaccagatttttttggggtcaCCGCAATATAGTTTTAGGACTTCAGTGGGTACCCAGCACTTTGAATTGGGTCATCAGTGGACAAGAATCTGAAACTGCCCCGTGACAGCTCTCTATGTCCTCTAGGGAAAAGTCTGTATTTCAACTGGAGGCATCATTATTCCTAGAGAAGTTGGAGCCTGCTGTCATGTGTAACCTGGTCTGGAGAAAGTGAGCACAGACCATGTGTGTCATGGTTGGTGGGACATCCAGCTGGAGCCTCGTACCTTTCTTTTAGTAGTTTGAGGGCAAACAGGGATTTCCTTACCTTGGGGAGTGTCAAAGTGCTGTGGGGATGTCTGGCAGCTGATGAGGAGATGAGGATGTGGATGCAGAGGCCAGAGCTGGCGCTGAGGCCAGAAGGTGTGTGATCAGGAACACCCAGGAgcagatgctgcagctgctgctgcaccgCTGCTCCACCAGTGTTCCACCAACGGCCGCAGGAGGAGGAGACAACGCCGGTTGCTACGGGCACAGCCCAACATTCCATGTAGAACCCCAGGGTGCCCAGGGGATGCAAACAGGATGGGCCACCTTTGCCTATTTTGCTGCTTCTGGTGCAAGTTTGCTCTGAGCACCTTCCTGCCATTGGGGCGCTTGTGGTCAGTCCTCTGGTCAGGGCAAAGcagtgcaggggcagctctgggtctTCTCCTCTGTGCTTCTCTCTAAGGTGCCTCCAGCTGAAGATTGCATGAGCTTGGCTCTGTCAAAGAACCCAGACCACATTGCCTGCACTGGAGAGGCAGAAGGACTCATGCTAATGGCTCTCCTTTGGTTCTGAGAGGAGCAAGAGATTGCAAGTTTTTCGGTGGAGACCCAACTCCAAAGCCTTCTCTCAAAGTGGAGGCATTCGTGCTGCCCCTTTCTAAATTGTCTGGTGCCTAATAATGTCGCCTGGTGTTTTCCCTTCTTTGGGGTCCTAAACTGGTCTCTCAGCTTAACACTCATTCCTTGAAACTTGGGGATACAGGATTTTTTCCAGGGGAAATGACAGGGACAgcccaccagcaattccttaGCAAAGAGTTGATGCAGCATTCCTAGGTCTTTCTTCCCACTCCCTTGAAGGAGCAAAATGTTCATATCAAAAGCCTGTTGGATTCCTCTAGGAGACTAACAGTAAgagaatttctttttcacacCAATGGTCTTCTCATTTGTTTTCATACTTATGTCCCAGGTATGGCAAATCCCAGTGGGGTTTACTGCTTTTCTGCCTAATGTTAGGCAAAAGCCAGTCTTGcttccttcccaggctgcttgttatacacacacacacaccagcaaaTGGAGGggacaatatttttaaagtggcATGCTGCCTAGTAAATACTTTGCATGTTCTACTTGTCTCATCCTTGAGTTGTAGATAACTATGGCTGGAAAAACAGCAGGTTTTCATGCAGCCCTGTGTTCCAGAAGGAGGGAATTATGTCCAAGTAATGAAGTGCCTTTTTCCTCTTGTACCCTCTTCCAGAGAAGTGAAATTAAGGTGTGAAACTCCTGTATTTCCTGCTTGATAAGAAACTTGGGGTATTAGTTTCATTTATTGCCTATCCAACAAGAGcagaata
Above is a window of Oenanthe melanoleuca isolate GR-GAL-2019-014 chromosome Z, OMel1.0, whole genome shotgun sequence DNA encoding:
- the LOC130265572 gene encoding zinc finger protein 541-like isoform X1 translates to MAGRCSEQTCTRSSKIGKGGPSCLHPLGTLGFYMECWAVPVATGVVSSSCGRWWNTGGAAVQQQLQHLLLGVPDHTPSGLSASSGLCIHILISSSAARHPHSTLTLPKEEKRGTMKRKARAHIRPQINVGSDFQAELPELQSKPPSDDEEPASLVWKPWEEDDSDMDKPDRVRELLDMASSRGFPKAAANLELALHCLHQARGSVPEALEMLLSGGPPTPQGHPLADYHYADSVKWTPEEKESFQKAFHTYGKDFHLIQKQIPSKTVAQCVEYYYSWKKEHKLAHTLAQTVGEAKRSKSPPRKEHGETGKRSRKRARNAECPCCQPAQPPRSAGGPFPCGQCQRLFATMKERNAHRRRHRPRKEAEPLAKKKKPN
- the LOC130265572 gene encoding zinc finger protein 541-like isoform X2 — protein: MAGRCSEQTCTRSSKIGKGGPSCLHPLGTLGFYMECWAVPVATGVVSSSCGRWWNTGGAAVQQQLQHLLLGVPDHTPSGLSASSGLCIHILISSSAARHPHSTLTLPKEEKRGTMKRKARAHIRPQINVGSDFQAELPELQSKPPSDDEEPASLVWKPWEEDDSDMDKPDRVRELLDMASSRGFPKAAANLELALHCLHQARGSVPEALEMLLSGGPPTPQGHPLADYHYADSVKWTPEEKESFQKAFHTYGKDFHLIQKQIPSKTVAQCVEYYYSWKKEHKLAHTLAQAVCNHEGKECTQEKTSPTEGSRASR